In the genome of Megalops cyprinoides isolate fMegCyp1 chromosome 7, fMegCyp1.pri, whole genome shotgun sequence, one region contains:
- the kctd6b gene encoding BTB/POZ domain-containing protein KCTD6 produces the protein MDNGDWGYMMTDPVTLNVGGHLYTTSLSTLQRYPDSMLGAMFRGDFPSARDAQGNYFIDRDGPLFRHVLNFLRTSELTLPTDFKETELLRKEADFYQIEPLIQCLRDPKPLYPLDTFEQVVELSSTRKLSKYSNPVAVIITQLTVTTKLRPLLEGVANSFTKWNKHMMDTRDCQVSFTFGPCDHHQEVSLRVHLIDYITKQGFSITNTRVHHMSERANENTVEHHWTFCRLARKLED, from the exons ATGGACAATGGAGACTGGGGATACATG ATGACTGATCCGGTCACTCTGAATGTGGGAGGCCACCTGTACACCACCTCCCTGTCCACACTGCAGCGCTACCCCGACTCCATGCTGGGCGCCATGTTCCGCGGAGACTTCCCCTCCGCCCGCGACGCCCAGGGCAACTACTTCATCGACCGCGACGGGCCGCTGTTCCGCCACGTGCTCAACTTCCTGCGCACGTCTGAGCTCACGCTCCCCACGGACTTCAAGGAGACCGAGCTGCTGCGCAAGGAGGCCGACTTCTACCAGATTGAGCCCCTGATCCAGTGCCTGAGAGACCCCAAGCCCCTGTACCCGCTGGACACCTTCGAGCAGGTGGTGGAGCTGTCCAGCACTCGCAAGCTGTCCAAGTACTCCAATCCTGTGGCTGTGATCATCACCCAGCTCACAGTCACCACCAAgctgcgccccctgctggagggcgTGGCGAACAGCTTCACCAAGTGGAACAAGCACATGATGGACACACGGGACTGCCAGGTGTCCTTCACCTTCGGGCCCTGCGACCACCACCAGGAGGTGTCCTTGCGAGTGCACCTGATAGACTACATCACCAAGCAGGGCTTCAGCATCACCAACACGCGCGTGCACCACATGAGCGAGCGCGCCAACGAGAACACGGTGGAGCACCACTGGACATTCTGCAGGCTGGCCCGCAAGCTGGAGGACTGA
- the LOC118781096 gene encoding coiled-coil domain-containing protein 71-like, with product MLPYAMSRDGEVAEKAVRSWCRIASAGQSALVEALRVFSPMSTDLVESETQLVSFLQGLRDEGHRPTVLKSKDVYGYKSCNSEPLCADKVAKPPEPSSRASKVQKPARRRGRKPTARKKEMNCTLSRAAAKIILKRQPRILLTNLSRESLQRTVLSKPPALTVRPAQMPPCLKLTNITGPSHGPTARLQIHTNLTGPTRGPIAGLHIPPGLGHKGIAVSSSLRPPALSGIPVQPSEKFSKMRKVSALKKTAVSCPGKVGVAIVRGPPPVVQENGRILKESNNYKMVPMRMGKASRAKIAWRKKTAVRTRKRKRLDEPEDKMLRKRARKGVWVVKGQEDSRLNENNLRFKVIKVDGSFTDEEVRRKAQKILRVNLSPVIEIRPLSAYPV from the coding sequence ATGTTGCCTTATGCCATGAGTCGTGACGGAGAGGTTGCAGAGAAGGCAGTCCGCTCTTGGTGCAGAATTGCCTCCGCGGGACAGTCGGCTCTTGTCGAAGCCCTGCGGGTCTTCAGCCCCATGTCCACGGATCTGGTGGAGAGCGAGACACAGCTGGTGTCCTTCCTGCAGGGTCTGAGAGACGAGGGCCACAGGCCCACTGTGTTAAAGAGCAAAGATGTGTACGGATACAAATCCTGCAACTCAGAGCCACTCTGCGCAGACAAGGTCGCCAAACCTCCAGAACCTTCCAGCAGAGCCTCAAAGGTCCAGAAGCCTgcgaggaggagaggcaggaaaCCAACTGCCAGGAAGAAGGAGATGAACTGCACACTGTCGAGAGCTGCCGCTAAGATTATCCTTAAGAGACAACCCAGGATTCTTCTAACGAACCTCTCCCGGGAGTCACTCCAGCGAACTGTCCTCTCCAAACCCCCTGCTTTGACTGTCAGACCAGCCCAGATGCCGCCATGTTTGAAACTGACAAACATAACAGGCCCCTCTCACGGCCCTACGGCAAGACTGCAGATTCACACTAACCTAACGGGACCCACGCGCGGCCCCATAGCGGGGCTGCACATTCCCCCAGGCTTGGGGCATAAAGGGATTGCGGTGTCCAGTTCCCTCCGGCCACCGGCGTTGTCAGGGATACCAGTACAGCCTTCAGAGAAGTTCAGTAAAATGCGGAAAGTATCTGCTTTGAAGAAAACTGCTGTTTCCTGTCCGGGTAAGGTGGGTGTGGCCATTGTCAGAGGCCCTCCCCCAGTTGTGCAGGAGAATGGGAGGATTCTGAAGGAAAGCAACAACTACAAAATGGTTCCCATGAGAATGGGCAAAGCCAGCAGGGCTAAGATAGCGTGGAGGAAGAAGACTGCAGTCAGGACGAGGAAAAGGAAACGATTAGATGAGCCTGAAGACAAGATGCTGAGGAAGAGGGCGAGGAAGGGCGTGTGGGTGGTGAAGGGACAGGAGGACTCCCGGCTGAACGAGAACAACCTGAGGTTCAAGGTGATCAAAGTGGACGGCTCCTTCACGGACGAGGAAGTGAGACGGAAAGCTCAGAAAATTTTACGGGTGAATTTGTCGCCTGTTATAGAGATCCGGCCGCTCAGTGCTTATCCTGTATAA